From a region of the Leishmania donovani BPK282A1 complete genome, chromosome 24 genome:
- a CDS encoding fatty acid transporter protein-like protein → MSTVNTEGMLEWCLGIQYALRTIGAYLQLGFSLGAVQARHACVPYQLVAYKATCAWRYNIAAPEDGPIYLEGPDAESSTQTSTGQTTKSIAPLCAQASGAVDPVLFLAELLAKFDSLAAITHGEAVDVRLLQRFMHQDILVCKQRHAQIAAGVAVPSKSSHASEESIVFRLSETDATYASVVAAGHPTTITYRDLVILITLLSEAIAWDLLWIHEGQDRQRAQQQSKIADAAPAAPVLPPPPRPTEADCLALMLPNSVEYNAVWMAAARSGPLHTLLDVLYRNSNSEQPKTERGTYRPCRTALLNTNLASNTMLYHAMECSGSVMIVMDVAYVPLLFCSRTSDDADAEGVTSKLELHVPPHVKRIYLWRSTNAAGQPVSSAMTTEMEELLRAFNASAYGDAKSLKAANPSAGDSFVAPPSTPPLDLYDVVKPFLLRAQANPDFTVGEMRHTYLISSPRVRLLMHVILSRPPPSWKSMLALGKPSSAKNGGAEPYATAAGSVKSRKQLQHYKTKMVSILSRLLRRFHHTQPILFIYTSGTSGLPKAARFSHLRFFATGFLSRVLYYRDKIAETVVQQMNEVDYVAAHPAAAGAASAPGLPQQQQQSSSSPHTSLTQLHASGKRETPEEKTDKVGMPSVASSIQYHCPTVPHVFGIESLDFTCRERNIVEAALFALWSASLWCLRLFAAVLGLEYFVASAVEQRLYTPAQLAAIENERRLITLYNCLPMCHTVGSVFCLGHLLHALEEQQHAWAQIRRCAPRHTRLAATVPTVRMIIRTKFSASQFRKDLQRYHVTVVQYIGEVLRYAVLYERSHSPVQAAPPSSGATAETAATTTEMDALAVLNRTAWRVPYAFGNGLRQDIWLECMRRLNIAHPVEFYSSTEGNIFLLNLFGMPGIVGHIPRFPRPIEWLSMQYIPLFPFRVLRFNEETQQVYRDPKTGYCSHCDVGEVGEVVGEVIEGFDVFALRRFDGYHKAHHAAAAADGASIGNSSGGTKAKSTAPADQEEDEAARESKVARHVLWPHQNDCYFLSGDLIRMDRFGFCTFVDRIGDTFRWKGENVSTLEVSNALNSIHTTRVGVQEAVVYGVELPGREGRAGMAMLSLQPRHLRSSSDGCSSTSPSSPSSRLPAPSRPQSLTLAEERRFLQDDLYGFLTGKVRRNGDGTENQAMLPASSIPLFLRMHDLVAGDSQDGDNGVISSEVRLNKHAVAEDATQTSTFKYKKGILINQGYEFDGSSTTCAEVPASAWGNSVTGDDDATTTPYVRVYVLVSNQAALKELALPPVGSKGASGAPHATGYVPLTTATRAILGANMEKCGW, encoded by the coding sequence ATGTCGACCGTCAACACAGAGGGCATGCTAGAGTGGTGCTTGGGTATCCAGTACGCCCTGCGCACCATTGGCGCGTACCTTCAGCTCGGCTTTTCCCTCGGGGCGGTGCAGGCACGCCACGCCTGCGTGCCGTACCAGCTCGTCGCGTACAAGGcgacgtgtgcgtggcgctACAACATCGCCGCACCAGAGGACGGACCGATCTACCTCGAGGGGCCCGACGCCGAGAGCTCGACACAGACGTCGACTGGTCAAACTACCAAAAGCATCGCCCCGCTGTGCGCGCAggcgagcggcgccgtcgacccAGTACTTTTCCTGGCAGAGCTGCTGGCCAAGTTCGACTCactcgccgccatcacacacggcgaggcggtcgacgtgcggctgctccaGCGATTCATGCATCAGGACATTCTTGTTTGTaagcagcgccacgcgcagatcgccgccggcgtggcggTTCCGAGTAAGAGCAGCCACGCTAGTGAGGAGAGCATTGTCTTTCGTCTTTCCGAGACCGACGCCACGTATGCCTcggtggtggcagccggGCACCCAACCACCATCACGTACCGCGACTTGGTTATCCTCATAACGCTGCTCAGTGAGGCCATCGCGTGGGACCTCCTGTGGATCCACGAAGGACAAGACCGACAAAGGGCACAACAGCAGTCAAAGATagccgacgccgcgccagcagcaccggtgctgccgccgccgccgcgcccgaCTGAGGCGGACTGTCTCGCGCTCATGCTGCCCAACTCGGTGGAATACAACGCGGTGTGGATGGCCGCAGCGCGGAGTGGGCCGCTGCACACCCTCCTCGACGTTCTCTAccgcaacagcaacagcgagcAGCCCAAGACAGAGCGTGGCACCTACCGCCCTTGCCGGACTGCGCTGCTGAACACGAATCTGGCGAGCAACACCATGCTCTACCACGCGATGGAGTGCTCGGGAAGCGTCATGATAGTGATGGACGTCGCCTACgtgcctcttctcttctgcAGCCGAACGagtgacgacgccgacgccgagggCGTGACGTCAAAACTCGAGCTGCACGTGCCGCCTCATGTGAAGCGCATCTACCTCTGGCGCAGCACCAACGCTGCGGGGCAGCCCGTATCCAGTGCCATGACAACGGAAATGGAGGAGCTTCTGCGGGCCTTTAACGCAAGCGCCTACGGCGACGCCAAGTCGCTGAAGGCAGCGAACCCGTCTGCCGGCGACAGTTTTGTGGCCCCGCCatccacgccgccgctggatCTCTACGACGTGGTGAAGCCTTTCTTGTTGCGCGCGCAAGCCAACCCGGACTTCACGGTAGGCGAGATGCGCCATACCTACCTCATCAGCAGCCCGCGCGTGCGCCTACTCATGCACGTCATCCTTTcccgcccgccgccgtcgtggaaGTCGATGCTGGCCCTGGGCAAACCTTCCTCCGCCAAGAATGGCGGTGCGGAACCGTACGCGACAGCCGCCGGCTCAGTCAAAAGTCgaaagcagctgcagcactaCAAGACCAAGATGGTCTCCATCCTTTCTCGCCTGCTTCGCCGGTTCCACCACACGCAGCCGATCCTCTTTATCTACACCTCCGGCACATCGGGCTTGCCCAAGGCCGCACGGTTCAGCCACCTGCGCTTCTTCGCGACCGGCTTCCTCTCCCGCGTCTTGTACTACCGTGATAAGATTGCCGAGACCGTTGTGCAGCAGATGAACGAGGTCGACTACGTGGCCGCGCAcccggcagcagctggagcagcgtcagcaccTGGGCTgccacaacagcagcagcagtcttcctcttctcctcacACCTCCCTCACACAGCTGCACGCGTCCGGCAAGCGGGAAACACCAGAAGAAAAGACGGACAAGGTTGGCATGCCTAGCGTCGCGAGCAGCATCCAATACCACTGCCCGACTGTGCCGCACGTATTCGGCATCGAGTCCCTGGACTTCACGTGCCGCGAGCGCAACATCGTCGAGGCAGCCCTTTTTGCCCTCTGGAGCGCCTCCCTGTGGTGCCTTCGCCTCTTCGCGGCAGTCCTCGGGCTGGAATActtcgtcgcctccgcggtggagcagcggctctacacgccggcgcagctcgccgccatcgagaacgagcgccgcctcatcACATTGTATAACTGCCTGCCCATGTGTCATACCGTCGGCAGCGTCTTCTGCCTTGGCCATCTCTTGCACGCAttggaggagcagcagcatgctTGGGCACAAATACGCCGTTGTGCGCCTCGCCAcacccgcctcgccgccaccgtgcccACCGTGCGCATGATTATCCGCACCAAGTTCAGCGCCTCGCAGTTCCGCAAGGACCTGCAGCGCTACCACGTCACGGTTGTCCAGTACATCGGCGAGGTCTTGCGGTACGCTGTGCTGTACGAGCGCAGCCACTCCCCCGTCCaggccgcgccgccctcctctggcgcgacggcggagacggcggcgacgacgacggagaTGGATGCATTGGCGGTGCTGAACCGCACGGCATGGCGGGTGCCGTACGCCTTCGGCAATGGACTGCGCCAGGACATCTGGCTCGAGTGCATGCGTCGCCTGAACATCGCGCACCCGGTTGAGTTCTACAGCTCCACCGAGGGCAACATTTTTCTCTTGAACCTGTTTGGCATGCCGGGCATCGTGGGACACATCCCGCGCTTCCCGCGCCCGATCGAGTGGCTCAGTATGCAGTACATCCCCCTCTTCCCATTCCGTGTGTTGCGGTTCAATGAGGAGACGCAACAGGTATACCGCGACCCCAAGACGGGGTACTGCTCGCACTGCGACGTCGGCGAGGTGGGCGAGGTGGTGGGCGAGGTGATCGAGGGCTTCGACGTGTTCGCGCTCCGCCGCTTTGATGGATACCACAAGGCCcaccacgccgctgctgctgccgacggcgcctccatcggcaacagcagcggcggcacgaaGGCGAagtcgacggcgccagcCGACCAGGAAGAGGATGAGGCGGCTCGGGAGAGCAAGGTCGCTCGCCATGTGCTGTGGCCGCATCAAAACGACTGCTACTTCCTCTCTGGCGACCTCATTCGAATGGACCGCTTCGGCTTCTGCACATTCGTCGACCGCATCGGTGACACCTTCCGCTGGAAGGGTGAGAACGTCAGCACGCTTGAGGTGTCCAACGCCCTCAACTCCATCCACACAACGCGCGTCGGGGTACAGGAAGCCGTCGTGTACGGTGTGGAGCTGCCAGGGCGTGAGGGGCGAGCTGGTATGGCCATGCTGAgcctgcagccgcggcacctgCGCTCGTCCTCGGACGgttgcagcagcacgagcccCAGCTCGCCGTCGTCCCGGTTGCCGGCCCCGTCGCGGCCGCAGTCCCTCACCCTCGCCGAGGAGCGTCGCTTTCTCCAGGATGACCTGTACGGATTTCTCACTGGCAAAGTGCGGCGCAACGGTGATGGGACGGAGAATCAGGCGATGCTTCCGGCCTCCTCGATTCCGCTATTTCTGCGCATGCATGATCTGGTGGCGGGCGACAGCCAAGACGGTGACAACGGGGTCATCTCCTCCGAGGTGCGGTTGAACAAGCACGCTGTGGCCGAGGACGCCACACAGACGTCTACGTTCAAGTACAAGAAAGGCATCCTCATCAATCAGGGCTACGAGTTCGACGGGAGCTCGACGACTTGCGCGGAGGTGCCAGCAAGTGCGTGGGGCAACAGTGTCactggcgacgacgacgcgacgacgacgccgtacGTGCGCGTCTACGTACTTGTGTCCAAtcaggcggcgctgaaggagttGGCGTTGCCGCCGGTGGGCTCGAAGggtgccagcggcgccccACACGCCACCGGCTACGTCCCGCTAACAACCGCGACTCGTGCCATTCTCGGCGCGAACATGGAAAAGTGCGGCTGGTAA